One genomic window of Streptococcus mitis includes the following:
- a CDS encoding ABC transporter permease subunit, whose protein sequence is MKNTMKYMSELTTVIALIILMAVITIINSNFLTANNLLNLLLQVTSNALIAFGMTFVILTGGIDLSVGSILALSSALTAGLLGSGMPVTLAILISLILGCILGMMNGLLISYGKLAPFIVTLATMTIFRGATLVYTNGNPITKGLSDTFLFQFLGQGYIVGIPFPVIIMFIVFIVLYVLLHKTAFGKSVYAIGGNEKAAYISGVKLNKVKIIIYSISGIMASISGLIITSRLSSAQPTAGASYEMDAIAAVVLGGTSLSGGKGRILGTLIGALIIGVLNNGLNIIGVSAFWQQVVKGVVILIAVLIDRFKVVKQ, encoded by the coding sequence GTGAAAAATACTATGAAGTACATGTCAGAATTGACAACGGTAATAGCATTGATAATTTTAATGGCTGTCATCACTATTATCAATTCAAATTTTTTAACAGCAAATAATCTGTTAAATTTACTATTGCAAGTAACATCAAATGCACTGATTGCTTTTGGAATGACTTTTGTTATTCTAACAGGTGGAATCGATTTATCAGTAGGATCAATTTTAGCCTTATCCAGTGCGCTAACAGCAGGTTTATTAGGATCTGGAATGCCTGTTACGTTAGCAATTCTCATCTCTTTAATTTTGGGTTGCATTCTAGGTATGATGAATGGGTTATTGATTTCTTACGGGAAATTAGCTCCATTTATCGTCACTTTAGCGACTATGACTATTTTTAGGGGAGCAACACTTGTTTATACAAATGGGAATCCTATTACAAAAGGATTAAGTGATACATTCTTATTTCAATTTTTGGGGCAAGGTTACATAGTAGGAATTCCATTTCCTGTAATTATTATGTTTATTGTATTTATTGTTTTATATGTTTTACTTCATAAAACAGCATTTGGTAAATCTGTATATGCTATAGGGGGGAATGAAAAAGCAGCATATATATCAGGTGTGAAATTAAATAAAGTGAAAATTATCATTTATTCAATATCAGGTATTATGGCTTCAATTTCTGGATTAATTATAACATCACGCTTAAGTTCTGCTCAACCAACAGCAGGTGCTAGTTATGAAATGGATGCTATTGCAGCTGTTGTTCTTGGAGGAACCTCTTTATCTGGAGGTAAAGGTCGTATACTTGGGACTCTAATAGGTGCTTTAATTATTGGAGTTTTGAATAATGGACTTAATATTATTGGTGTTTCAGCATTTTGGCAACAAGTAGTAAAAGGAGTTGTAATCTTAATTGCTGTTCTGATTGATCGTTTTAAAGTTGTAAAACAGTAG